A window of the Phaenicophaeus curvirostris isolate KB17595 chromosome 9, BPBGC_Pcur_1.0, whole genome shotgun sequence genome harbors these coding sequences:
- the INPP5F gene encoding phosphatidylinositide phosphatase SAC2 isoform X1, producing MELFQAKDHYILQSGERALWCSRRDGSLQLRAATDLLLAWNPICLGLVEGVIGKVQLHTDLPWWLLLIRQKALIGKLPGDHEVCKITKIAVIPLSETEPQDLELELCKKHHFGINKPEKITQSPDDTKFLLKTLTQIKSNVSAPNKKKVKESKEKEKLEKRLLEELFKMFMDSDSFYYSLTYDLTNSVQRQSTCEKMNLPLWRRVDDRFFWNKHMIEDLVSIDNAEVDFWIIPIIQGFVQIEELVVNYSESSDDDKSSPETPPQESTCVDDIHPTFLVALISRRSRHRAGMRYKRRGVDKNGNVANYVETEQLIHVHNHTLSFIQTRGSVPVFWSQVGYRYNPRPRLDKSESETMPCFRAHFEEQLKNYKKQVIINLVDQAGREKIIGDAYLKQVLLYNNANLTYVSFDFHEHCRGMKFENVQTLTDAIHDIILDMKWCWVDQAGVICKQEGIFRVNCMDCLDRTNVVQAAIARVVMEQQLKKLGVMPPEQPLPVKCNRIYQIIWANNGDAISRQYAGTAALKGDFTRTGERKLAGVMKDGVNSANRYYLNRFRDAYRQAVIDLMQGIPVTEDLYSIFTKEKEHEAMHKENLRSHQELISQLLQSYMKLLLPDDEKFHGGWALIDCDPSLIDATHKDVDVLLLLSNSAYYVAYYDDEIDKVNQYQRLSLEALEKIEIGPEPTLFGKPKFSCMRLHYKYKETSGYFHTLRAVVRSPEEDGKDTLQCIAEMLRITKQAMGLDVPIIEKKLERKSSKPHEDIIGIRSQNRGSLAQGKNYLLSKFSSLNQKVKQTKSNVNISNLRKLGSFTKPEMKVNFLKPNLKVNLWKSDSSLETLENPVADAKVHGESDTEVSDNDSFHSDDFLTNSKSDEDNQLTDSLENIGQTDYVLPSCGIIASAPRLGSRSQSISSTDMNISIPVPSEIHVSQPGHADCEDVPMPSVDNVEMEFAKPIDVYCQRFVHDAQNQMADGLEAEAGSQVPHHIINQTSNNTFKKPETKAEFTGDVPSRPSKLDVQSSEPNPQLLAVGGTDLTKSHQSPGSGLGHPESGLHTTPSPADGSSSRAVSPFAKIRSSMVQVANITQAGLTQGINFAVAKVQKSPAEPEAVNEIKQKELREMFTQCQTRIIQI from the exons GTTCAGCTTCATACAG ATTTACCATGGTGGCTACTTTTAATTCGTCAGAAAGCATTGATTGGCAAACTTCCAGGAGACCATGAGGTTTGCAAAATAACCAAGATCGCAGTGATTCCGCTTTCCGAAACAGAACCTCAGGATCTGGAATTAGAG CTCTGTAAAAAGCACCACTTCGGGATAAACAAGCCAGAGAAGATCACCCAGTCACCAGATGACACAAAGTTTCTGCTGAAGACTCTTACTCAAATTAAATCAAATGTGTCTGCTCCAAATAAAAAGAAG GTTAAAGAAAgtaaagagaaagagaagctggagaagagattGTTGGAGGAGTTGTTCAAGATGTTTATGGATTCAGACTCCTTTTACTACAGCCTGACCTATGACTTAACCAATTCTGTGCAGAGACAGAGCACGTGTGAGAAAATGAACCTACCGCTCTGGCGAAGA GTTGATGATAGATTCTTTTGGAATAAGCACATGATTGAAGATCTCGTCAGCATTGAT AATGCTGAAGTGGACTTCTGGATTATACCCATCATACAAGGATTTGTGCAAATTGAAGAGCTTGTAGTAAACTATAGTGAATCTTCTGATGATGATAAGAGCAGTCCTGAAACTCCTCCTCAGGAATCAACTTGTGTAGATGACATTCATCCGACATTTCTGGTGGCACTTATTTCACGCCGGAGTCGGCACAGAGCTG GAATGCGGTATAAGCGAAGAGGCGttgataaaaatggaaatgtagCAAATTATGTTGAGACGGAGCAACTGATTCATGTTCATAATCATACTCTTTCGTTTATACAAACAAGAGGCTCTGTGCCTGTTTTCTGGAGCCAAGTTGGATATAGATATAACCCACGGCCCCGCCTGGACAAGA GTGAAAGTGAAACCATGCCTTGTTTTCGTGCCCACTTtgaagaacagctgaaaaattacaaaaagcaG GTTATTATTAATTTGGTGGATCAAGCTGGCAGAGAGAAGATTATTGGAGACGCTTACCTTAAACAAGTTCTTCTGTACAACAATGCAAATCTGACTTACGTTTCATTTGACTTCCACGAACACTG CCGAGGAATGAAGTTTGAAAATGTTCAAACACTGACTGATGCTATTCATGATATCATTCTGGACATGAAGTGGTGCTG GGTTGATCAAGCTGGTGTGATCTGCAAACAGGAAGGGATTTTTAGAGTTAACTGCATGGACTGCCTGGATCGTACCAACGTTGTGCAGGCCGCGATTGCAAGAGTGGTCATGGAACAGCAG CTGAAAAAACTGGGTGTGATGCCACCAGAGCAGCCTTTGCCTGTGAAATGCAACAGAATCTACCAGATAATTTGGGCGAACAACGGAGATGCCATCAGCAGGCAGTATGCTGGCACAGCAGCCCTAAAG GGGGACTTCACGAGGACCGGCGAAAGAAAGCTGGCAGGGGTGATGAAGGATGGAGTTAACTCTGCGAACAGATACTACCTGAATCGTTTCAGGGACGCTTATAGACAAGCAGTCATAG ATTTGATGCAGGGTATCCCTGTAACAGAGGATCTCTACTCCATATTTACAAAAGAGAAAGAGCATGAAGCCATGCATAAGGAGAACCTGCGGAGCCATCAGGAACTGATCagccagctgctgcagagctacATGAAACTGCTCTTGCCAGATGATGAAAAATTCCATGGAGGGTGGGCACTTATTGACTGCGACCCAAG CCTCATTGATGCCACTCATAAGGATGTGGATGTTCTTCTGTTACTTTCTAATTCTGCGTACTACGTGGCCTA TTATGATGATGAGATCGACAAGGTGAACCAGTACCAAAGGTTAAGTCTTGAAGctctggaaaaaatagaaatag GGCCTGAGCCCACTCTCTTTGGCAAACCCAAGTTCTCCTGCATGAGGCTGCATTACAAGTACAAAGAAACGAGTGGGTATTTCCACACTCTCCGAGCTGTGGTGCGCAGCCCAGAAGAAGATGGAAAag ACACTCTTCAGTGCATCGCAGAGATGCTGCGAATCACAAAGCAGGCGATGGGATTAGATGTGCCCATCATTGAGAAGAAGCTAGAGAG GAAGAGCAGCAAACCCCATGAAGACATCATCGGGATTCGGTCCCAGAACAGGGGGTCGCTGGCCCAAGGCAAGAATTATTTACTGAGCAAATTCTCCTCTCTCAATCAAAAAGTGAAGCAAACCAAATCTAACGTCAACATCAGCAACCTTCGGAAGTTGGGCAGCTTTACCAAACCAGAAATGAAAGTCAATTTCTTAAAGCCAAATTTGAAAGTGAATCTGTGGAAATCGGACAGTAGCCTTGAAACTTTAGAGAACCCAGTGGCAGATGCTAAAGTCCACGGTGAGTCTGACACGGAGGTATCGGATAACGATTCGTTCCACTCCGATGACTTCCTGACTAATTCTAAATCTGATGAGGACAACCAGCTCACTGACTCTCTGGAGAACATCGGGCAGACCGACTACGTGCTGCCCAGCTGCGGCATCATCGCCTCGGCGCCGCGGCTGGGCAGTCGGTCCCAGTCCATAAGCAGCACTGACATGAACATTAGCATTCCCGTTCCCTCCGAGATCCATGtctcccagcctggccatgCTGACTGTGAGGATGTACCCATGCCTTCTGTGGACAATGTGGAGATGGAGTTTGCTAAACCCATTGACGTGTACTGCCAGAGGTTTGTGCACGATGCTCAAAATCAGATGGCGGATGGTTTGGAGGCTGAGGCTGGCTCTCAAGTCCCCCACCACATAATAAATCAAACCAGCAATAATACGTTTAAGAAACCCGAAACCAAGGCTGAATTTACTGGAGACGTTCCTTCCAGGCCTTCCAAGCTGGATGTGCAGTCTTCTGAGCCAAATCCACAGCTCTTAGCCGTCGGTGGGACTGACCTTACTAAATCTCATCAGAGCCCAGGGTCTGGATTGGGTCACCCTGAGTCAGGACTCCACACGACTCCTTCTCCAGccgatggcagcagcagcagagccgtGTCTCCCTTTGCTAAAATTCGCAGCTCCATGGTCCAGGTCGCAAACATCACGCAAGCGGGATTGACTCAAGGGATCAATTTTGCTGTGGCAAAGGTGCAGAAGAGCCCTGCGGAGCCCGAAGCTGTAAATGAAATCAAACAGAAAGAACTGAGAGAGATGTTTACGCAGTGCCAGACACGGATAATCCAGATCTAG
- the INPP5F gene encoding phosphatidylinositide phosphatase SAC2 isoform X2, with the protein MLARAPATDLLLAWNPICLGLVEGVIGKVQLHTDLPWWLLLIRQKALIGKLPGDHEVCKITKIAVIPLSETEPQDLELELCKKHHFGINKPEKITQSPDDTKFLLKTLTQIKSNVSAPNKKKVKESKEKEKLEKRLLEELFKMFMDSDSFYYSLTYDLTNSVQRQSTCEKMNLPLWRRVDDRFFWNKHMIEDLVSIDNAEVDFWIIPIIQGFVQIEELVVNYSESSDDDKSSPETPPQESTCVDDIHPTFLVALISRRSRHRAGMRYKRRGVDKNGNVANYVETEQLIHVHNHTLSFIQTRGSVPVFWSQVGYRYNPRPRLDKSESETMPCFRAHFEEQLKNYKKQVIINLVDQAGREKIIGDAYLKQVLLYNNANLTYVSFDFHEHCRGMKFENVQTLTDAIHDIILDMKWCWVDQAGVICKQEGIFRVNCMDCLDRTNVVQAAIARVVMEQQLKKLGVMPPEQPLPVKCNRIYQIIWANNGDAISRQYAGTAALKGDFTRTGERKLAGVMKDGVNSANRYYLNRFRDAYRQAVIDLMQGIPVTEDLYSIFTKEKEHEAMHKENLRSHQELISQLLQSYMKLLLPDDEKFHGGWALIDCDPSLIDATHKDVDVLLLLSNSAYYVAYYDDEIDKVNQYQRLSLEALEKIEIGPEPTLFGKPKFSCMRLHYKYKETSGYFHTLRAVVRSPEEDGKDTLQCIAEMLRITKQAMGLDVPIIEKKLERKSSKPHEDIIGIRSQNRGSLAQGKNYLLSKFSSLNQKVKQTKSNVNISNLRKLGSFTKPEMKVNFLKPNLKVNLWKSDSSLETLENPVADAKVHGESDTEVSDNDSFHSDDFLTNSKSDEDNQLTDSLENIGQTDYVLPSCGIIASAPRLGSRSQSISSTDMNISIPVPSEIHVSQPGHADCEDVPMPSVDNVEMEFAKPIDVYCQRFVHDAQNQMADGLEAEAGSQVPHHIINQTSNNTFKKPETKAEFTGDVPSRPSKLDVQSSEPNPQLLAVGGTDLTKSHQSPGSGLGHPESGLHTTPSPADGSSSRAVSPFAKIRSSMVQVANITQAGLTQGINFAVAKVQKSPAEPEAVNEIKQKELREMFTQCQTRIIQI; encoded by the exons GTTCAGCTTCATACAG ATTTACCATGGTGGCTACTTTTAATTCGTCAGAAAGCATTGATTGGCAAACTTCCAGGAGACCATGAGGTTTGCAAAATAACCAAGATCGCAGTGATTCCGCTTTCCGAAACAGAACCTCAGGATCTGGAATTAGAG CTCTGTAAAAAGCACCACTTCGGGATAAACAAGCCAGAGAAGATCACCCAGTCACCAGATGACACAAAGTTTCTGCTGAAGACTCTTACTCAAATTAAATCAAATGTGTCTGCTCCAAATAAAAAGAAG GTTAAAGAAAgtaaagagaaagagaagctggagaagagattGTTGGAGGAGTTGTTCAAGATGTTTATGGATTCAGACTCCTTTTACTACAGCCTGACCTATGACTTAACCAATTCTGTGCAGAGACAGAGCACGTGTGAGAAAATGAACCTACCGCTCTGGCGAAGA GTTGATGATAGATTCTTTTGGAATAAGCACATGATTGAAGATCTCGTCAGCATTGAT AATGCTGAAGTGGACTTCTGGATTATACCCATCATACAAGGATTTGTGCAAATTGAAGAGCTTGTAGTAAACTATAGTGAATCTTCTGATGATGATAAGAGCAGTCCTGAAACTCCTCCTCAGGAATCAACTTGTGTAGATGACATTCATCCGACATTTCTGGTGGCACTTATTTCACGCCGGAGTCGGCACAGAGCTG GAATGCGGTATAAGCGAAGAGGCGttgataaaaatggaaatgtagCAAATTATGTTGAGACGGAGCAACTGATTCATGTTCATAATCATACTCTTTCGTTTATACAAACAAGAGGCTCTGTGCCTGTTTTCTGGAGCCAAGTTGGATATAGATATAACCCACGGCCCCGCCTGGACAAGA GTGAAAGTGAAACCATGCCTTGTTTTCGTGCCCACTTtgaagaacagctgaaaaattacaaaaagcaG GTTATTATTAATTTGGTGGATCAAGCTGGCAGAGAGAAGATTATTGGAGACGCTTACCTTAAACAAGTTCTTCTGTACAACAATGCAAATCTGACTTACGTTTCATTTGACTTCCACGAACACTG CCGAGGAATGAAGTTTGAAAATGTTCAAACACTGACTGATGCTATTCATGATATCATTCTGGACATGAAGTGGTGCTG GGTTGATCAAGCTGGTGTGATCTGCAAACAGGAAGGGATTTTTAGAGTTAACTGCATGGACTGCCTGGATCGTACCAACGTTGTGCAGGCCGCGATTGCAAGAGTGGTCATGGAACAGCAG CTGAAAAAACTGGGTGTGATGCCACCAGAGCAGCCTTTGCCTGTGAAATGCAACAGAATCTACCAGATAATTTGGGCGAACAACGGAGATGCCATCAGCAGGCAGTATGCTGGCACAGCAGCCCTAAAG GGGGACTTCACGAGGACCGGCGAAAGAAAGCTGGCAGGGGTGATGAAGGATGGAGTTAACTCTGCGAACAGATACTACCTGAATCGTTTCAGGGACGCTTATAGACAAGCAGTCATAG ATTTGATGCAGGGTATCCCTGTAACAGAGGATCTCTACTCCATATTTACAAAAGAGAAAGAGCATGAAGCCATGCATAAGGAGAACCTGCGGAGCCATCAGGAACTGATCagccagctgctgcagagctacATGAAACTGCTCTTGCCAGATGATGAAAAATTCCATGGAGGGTGGGCACTTATTGACTGCGACCCAAG CCTCATTGATGCCACTCATAAGGATGTGGATGTTCTTCTGTTACTTTCTAATTCTGCGTACTACGTGGCCTA TTATGATGATGAGATCGACAAGGTGAACCAGTACCAAAGGTTAAGTCTTGAAGctctggaaaaaatagaaatag GGCCTGAGCCCACTCTCTTTGGCAAACCCAAGTTCTCCTGCATGAGGCTGCATTACAAGTACAAAGAAACGAGTGGGTATTTCCACACTCTCCGAGCTGTGGTGCGCAGCCCAGAAGAAGATGGAAAag ACACTCTTCAGTGCATCGCAGAGATGCTGCGAATCACAAAGCAGGCGATGGGATTAGATGTGCCCATCATTGAGAAGAAGCTAGAGAG GAAGAGCAGCAAACCCCATGAAGACATCATCGGGATTCGGTCCCAGAACAGGGGGTCGCTGGCCCAAGGCAAGAATTATTTACTGAGCAAATTCTCCTCTCTCAATCAAAAAGTGAAGCAAACCAAATCTAACGTCAACATCAGCAACCTTCGGAAGTTGGGCAGCTTTACCAAACCAGAAATGAAAGTCAATTTCTTAAAGCCAAATTTGAAAGTGAATCTGTGGAAATCGGACAGTAGCCTTGAAACTTTAGAGAACCCAGTGGCAGATGCTAAAGTCCACGGTGAGTCTGACACGGAGGTATCGGATAACGATTCGTTCCACTCCGATGACTTCCTGACTAATTCTAAATCTGATGAGGACAACCAGCTCACTGACTCTCTGGAGAACATCGGGCAGACCGACTACGTGCTGCCCAGCTGCGGCATCATCGCCTCGGCGCCGCGGCTGGGCAGTCGGTCCCAGTCCATAAGCAGCACTGACATGAACATTAGCATTCCCGTTCCCTCCGAGATCCATGtctcccagcctggccatgCTGACTGTGAGGATGTACCCATGCCTTCTGTGGACAATGTGGAGATGGAGTTTGCTAAACCCATTGACGTGTACTGCCAGAGGTTTGTGCACGATGCTCAAAATCAGATGGCGGATGGTTTGGAGGCTGAGGCTGGCTCTCAAGTCCCCCACCACATAATAAATCAAACCAGCAATAATACGTTTAAGAAACCCGAAACCAAGGCTGAATTTACTGGAGACGTTCCTTCCAGGCCTTCCAAGCTGGATGTGCAGTCTTCTGAGCCAAATCCACAGCTCTTAGCCGTCGGTGGGACTGACCTTACTAAATCTCATCAGAGCCCAGGGTCTGGATTGGGTCACCCTGAGTCAGGACTCCACACGACTCCTTCTCCAGccgatggcagcagcagcagagccgtGTCTCCCTTTGCTAAAATTCGCAGCTCCATGGTCCAGGTCGCAAACATCACGCAAGCGGGATTGACTCAAGGGATCAATTTTGCTGTGGCAAAGGTGCAGAAGAGCCCTGCGGAGCCCGAAGCTGTAAATGAAATCAAACAGAAAGAACTGAGAGAGATGTTTACGCAGTGCCAGACACGGATAATCCAGATCTAG